DNA from Chitinophaga pendula:
GTCGTTGGTCTGGATCTGCCCATTTACTACCAGTTCATTGTTAAGGCTGTCGGCGATCACCAGCTTATTGAGGGTAATGCCTTTTTGATCGAAGAGCAGCGTTTCATCCGGCAGTCTTAAGGTAGAGCCGATGTAGGCTATATTTCCGCCTGCATCGTTGAAATGGAGTTTACCGTTGACCTGTGGTTTCGAAGGGGTACCGGCAACTGTAAATTGCCCATCCATGCTTCCTTGCATCTGGGTAACCTGGCCGAAGGTAAAGGCTTCCAGTGAGGCCATATTGAGCTTGGCAATATCTACGTTGGCGTTGATGGTGCTGTCGTAGGTACCTTCGATATTGATGTTATTGTCATTGCCGCTCAGATTGGCGGCCAGTTTGTATTGGTTCGGCTGAGGTGTTTGTACATCTGCTTTCAGGATACCCAGTTTGGAGCCCCGGAAGGTGAGGCTGTCGAGTTGGATATTGGCAGCGATCAGCGGTGATTTGTCCAGGTTACGGGCGGTAGCTTCGCCATTCAGGATGCCGGTGGCCAGCAGCGTGTCCGCGGCCAGCAACCCGGTGATGGTAGACAGCTGGAAGTCTTTGATCTGGGCATTTACGGCAGGGAAGGTAGTACTGTCCGACTGGGTTACCAACGCGATAGACTGTTCCTTATACGATAGTTTGAGATGGGCGCTGTCAGGCAGGCCATCGCGCAGGCGTACGATATTATGCTCTCCTACATTCCATTTCAGGCGGTTGAGCAGCAGGTCTGGTTTAATGCTGAGTTCCATTACGTTGGCCGGCAGGAAGGACAGTAAGCCGCCGACCTGATACTTGGGCGCATGTTTATTGTCTTCCAGCAGCAGGTCCCAGTCGAGTTTTCCGGCAACAGCATTTGCTTTCAGCTCGGTATGGTGTAATGGTGCCAGCGGATGTTGCAGGCGGGCGATTGAAATATCGGCCTGCAGGAGGCTGTCTTCTATACTGGCTTTCAGCTGCAGGCTGTCTATCAGCAGAGAGTCGTACCGTACTTTAGGCAGGGAGGCATTTATCCAGAGCAATGCGCTGTCTGAATTGAGACGGCCTTCCATGACCAGGGGTGTTTCCATACGCAGACCGGGCAGCAGGTCCTGCAGGCTGCGGGGCCACGAAATAGCCGCATTCCAGGCCAGTAATTGCCCGGAAGGGATCTTCACTATCCTGGCAGTATCCGGTGGCTGAATCGGGCGCATAATGAGTTTGCTGAAGGCATCTCCTACTTTGGTATAGTCAATGTCTCCGCTAGCGTTTAGGAACCCGAAAGGTCCTTTCAGCGAGATGTATTGCAGGCTATCCCTTTTGGCATCGAGTGATACGGTGTCGAGAGGGAACACCTGGCCTTTGGTAGCGACCTGGATACCGGTGATGAGCGCCTGGCCCTGGATGTTACGGGGTTCGATGCTCGGAAAGTCTGCATTCAGATCGGCTTTGAGTACGAAAGGAGCTGCATACCAATGGGTGGCGTAGAGGTCTGCTTTTTCAATCTGCAGGTGGGCAACCAGTTCGCGCAGCGTGGTATCGGCCAGGACGCCGGCGATATCAAAGTTTGCGGTGATAGCAGTGTCTCCACTCTGGCCGTTTACCTGGAAGCGGCGGTGATCGATATTACCATCTACGGACACATCGTGGTAAGTATAGCCGTTATAGGTAGCTTCATTCAGCCTGGCGGAGGCGTTGGCCACCATGGATTTCAGCACATAGCCCTGCCCTTTGGCACTCAGGTGGCCCGACACCCAGCCGATAGCGGTATCGTACAGCATCACACCCGGATGTATGCGGAAAAATGGCATGCTGACATCGTAGGTCGCACGGATGCTGTCGGTAATATTTTGCAGATGAGCGGTGAGATTGGCAGTGGCGATATTGCTTTTGAGCTGTATGGAGGTCTGCATATCCTTCATACTACCCAGGAACGACCCGGTGATGGACATTCTTTCGGGCAGACGCGGTGTATCGGGCAGGGTGCCATGGGGTAGCCAGGAGCGGATCGCCCGGTTGCCGGTTTGTATATACAGGGCGGGGATATTGGCTTGCAGCAGGTCCATGTTGGTAACATGTGCTACCTCTCCCTTCGTTTGTATGAGGTTGCCTTCATTATCCCGGAGGTATAATTCTTCTATGATCAGTTTTCCCAGGCTGCCTTTCAGGATAGCATTGATAGCCAGCTGTTTGTTCCATAAAGGCGCAAAGTTCTTGTTTTTGCGGGCATCGGGAACGAATGGCAGCCACTCCCCTAGTGCGATACGGCTGGAGTCCAGGTTCGCATTGATCTGCAGCAGGTCGAGATGATCGGCGATAGTAGACCATGAAGGAACGGTGACGGCTATATTTTTTCTGAGGATGCTTTTGTTTGTTTCCAGCAGCAGTTGTTGCAGGGAAACGGTCTGCGGTGTATATAGCAGATTGGTCCGGAATGTTTTTACGGCAAAGCCGGAATGATCTTTCAGTGTCAGCTGTTTGAGCTGTGCGCTGGTAGAGTCGGGCTTATAGCGGAGGTCTGCTATGTTGGCGGTGAAGCCGGTCAGCAGCAGGTGATTGTAGTCCGGATCATGATGAGGAGCCCTGGGGCTGTTACTGCTGTTGTTGTCAAAACGTACGGCCAGATTGTTCAACGCTACTTTGGAAGCCAGCACCTGCCAGGTGTTGGGGGCGGCGCTGGTATCTACCGGGGCGGTGGTGGTATCCTTTCCGGCATTGAGGGCGAATACACCGCGGGTATTATCCAGTTTCAGTTCGCCTATCTGTACCCGGGTAGAATCCTGGTCGATATTGCTGTTATCCAGTTGCAACGCTCCGATCTGCCAGGCGGTGTAGATGCCGCTGCCAGCGTCGGTGTAGAGGAAGCTGCTGTTACTGATACGAAGTTTTTTAAGCAGCAGGTGGAAAGGGGTGCTGCTGGTATCTGCCGGTGGTGGCGGCGGCTCTGCTTTGGTGATCCTGTCTGGCAGGTATTCCTGTTTGAAGAAGCCTTTGAGGCCGGAAAGGGCAAGGCCCCTGAACGCATATACGCCCTCGTTGAGCAGGATATCATCCGGGTCAACGTGCAGGGAGTCGAAGCGTACCACGGCAGACATACCGGTAAGGCCATCGATATAGCGGAGGCGTACCTGCCGCAGGTCGAGGTCTTTGATATGGAATTGGAGGGTGGTACCGGTTTCGGCGGAGAGGGTATCCGGTTCGGTCTTTTTGCTGACGAAGGCATCGATGATGAACTGGTAGTTGAAGGTGCTATCCTGCGGGCGGCGGTATACGTTGGCCAGCACGGAGTCCCATTCCAGCTTATTGATGCGTAGTTCGTTGTTGATCAGCGACAGCAGGTTGTATCGCACTTTCAGGGAGCCACTGTACAATAATGCCTGGGAGGCGGTATCTGTAACGGATACATGCCGGAGCTCCAGGTATTGCCAGCCCCGGGCCCGGAGATAACCGATTCGGACTTTGGTATGTAGTTTACGTTCCAGGTATAATTCGCCCTGACGTCGCAGGTAATCCTGTACTGGTGCTAACTGGAGCAGTAGTACAGCCATTACCGGCAATAACAAGATACCTGCGATGATCCATATAATCCATCGCCACCAGGGACGACCATGATATTGTTGTTCCTCTGTCGTTGCTGCCACTATTAAAATTTACTATGATTAATTTACTGAAATAAACGCTTTACAGCATTTATGGTTTAGTTAGGGACAAATACGGACCTTGGGGTATTTTTCCGCAACAAAATCCATACCTGTACGGATAAGTATGGCTACTGCGGGGCCAGCACATGGTCCTGTTATTTATTTTCTTGTCAGGGCCAGTTTCACGCCCAGCAAGATAAAAACGCTTCCTGATATACGATTGAGCCATTGTTTTACGCGAACGTTATATTTCAGCTGCGCAGACATGGCTGCGGCGCACCACACGATTACCAGGAACCATAAGACGCTGGTGATCACGAAGCACAGCCCCAATACCAGGTAAGGTATAGGGGATTGTATATGGGCTTTGTCAATGAATTGTGGGAGGAAGGCCAGGAAAAAGAGGGCCACTTTGGGGTTTAATACATTGGTCAGTACACCGGACCAGAATATTTTGTGTCCGGAAGGGGCATTACCAGGCAGTGTAGCTGTATGGAGGTCGGCGCCTTTGGTCAGGGTGCGGACGCCCAAATATACCAGGTATACGGCCCCGGCATATTTTACTATGCTAAAAGCGAGTGCGGACCGGGCAATGATGAGGGAAAGTCCAAAAGTGGCAGCCAGGGTGTGAAAAATTATCCCCGTACTGATGCCCAATACAGAGGAGATACCCGCTTTTTTCCCTTGCGAGATACTACGGGCGAGTATATACATAGTATCAGCTCCCGGGGTGATATTTAGCAATATCCCTGCCAGCAGGAAAGCGCCGAAGTTGTCAATGCCAAGCATACAGGTTGAATTTACGGTTAAGAACCGTAAAGGTACTTAAAGCAGGAGAAATGAGAGCTGCGTATAGCTGTGAGCGGTAGTTAGTACCCTATTGTATAGGCCGTTTATGCTGATTATAGCGCTGAATATAGTATTCCAGGCGATCCTGCCGTTCTTTATCTGCCTTGAACTCGTCCAGCAGTGGGGGATCGTCGGCGAGGATATATTTGCGCATATAAAAGACCGTGAGGTCATATTGCTGTCCTGTGTAGGCGTTGAACACCCGTTGTTTTTTGTAGGAGGAAGCTACCGGTCTGATTTGGATATCGTTGGGATTGTAACCTGGAGTGGCACCTACCCCTCTGATCTCATACAGGCACCAGGAGCCGACCATCTGGATTTTATTCCAACCATTATCGCGGATATAGATGTCTTTGCCATCGCTGTAGCCCCAGGCTTCTTTTATCTTTTGTTCGAACCCGTTGTCATCGACGAGGTATAGTTCGTTTCTGCTGGCAAGGAGGTATTTCTGAGCGGTGGCGCTTCGTTGGCGGATAACCACATTTCCC
Protein-coding regions in this window:
- a CDS encoding translocation/assembly module TamB domain-containing protein; this translates as MAATTEEQQYHGRPWWRWIIWIIAGILLLPVMAVLLLQLAPVQDYLRRQGELYLERKLHTKVRIGYLRARGWQYLELRHVSVTDTASQALLYSGSLKVRYNLLSLINNELRINKLEWDSVLANVYRRPQDSTFNYQFIIDAFVSKKTEPDTLSAETGTTLQFHIKDLDLRQVRLRYIDGLTGMSAVVRFDSLHVDPDDILLNEGVYAFRGLALSGLKGFFKQEYLPDRITKAEPPPPPADTSSTPFHLLLKKLRISNSSFLYTDAGSGIYTAWQIGALQLDNSNIDQDSTRVQIGELKLDNTRGVFALNAGKDTTTAPVDTSAAPNTWQVLASKVALNNLAVRFDNNSSNSPRAPHHDPDYNHLLLTGFTANIADLRYKPDSTSAQLKQLTLKDHSGFAVKTFRTNLLYTPQTVSLQQLLLETNKSILRKNIAVTVPSWSTIADHLDLLQINANLDSSRIALGEWLPFVPDARKNKNFAPLWNKQLAINAILKGSLGKLIIEELYLRDNEGNLIQTKGEVAHVTNMDLLQANIPALYIQTGNRAIRSWLPHGTLPDTPRLPERMSITGSFLGSMKDMQTSIQLKSNIATANLTAHLQNITDSIRATYDVSMPFFRIHPGVMLYDTAIGWVSGHLSAKGQGYVLKSMVANASARLNEATYNGYTYHDVSVDGNIDHRRFQVNGQSGDTAITANFDIAGVLADTTLRELVAHLQIEKADLYATHWYAAPFVLKADLNADFPSIEPRNIQGQALITGIQVATKGQVFPLDTVSLDAKRDSLQYISLKGPFGFLNASGDIDYTKVGDAFSKLIMRPIQPPDTARIVKIPSGQLLAWNAAISWPRSLQDLLPGLRMETPLVMEGRLNSDSALLWINASLPKVRYDSLLIDSLQLKASIEDSLLQADISIARLQHPLAPLHHTELKANAVAGKLDWDLLLEDNKHAPKYQVGGLLSFLPANVMELSIKPDLLLNRLKWNVGEHNIVRLRDGLPDSAHLKLSYKEQSIALVTQSDSTTFPAVNAQIKDFQLSTITGLLAADTLLATGILNGEATARNLDKSPLIAANIQLDSLTFRGSKLGILKADVQTPQPNQYKLAANLSGNDNNINIEGTYDSTINANVDIAKLNMASLEAFTFGQVTQMQGSMDGQFTVAGTPSKPQVNGKLHFNDAGGNIAYIGSTLRLPDETLLFDQKGITLNKLVIADSLNNELVVNGQIQTNDFSNFQFLLDVNAEDFMALGEQKSQDQWIYGPAFIDAKAKIRGTLDLPRVDVSVTLRDKSKVTVSMPSSDPGVSEREGVIVFVDKDNPIDSSLITNQDTTRFQNPRLKGIIFSGNAEITPASTIKMIIDPQNGDFVEAKGTANINATLDPSSKMSLTGRYELQEGKYEMSLNQLIKRSFDIVKGSVITFNGDAMDADLDITAKYTANAQAMDLVADQLGNMNETDRNKYKQRLPFEVYLMIKGNLAKPDISFRLDMPERERNAFGGSVYNRLKQINQVTSELNKQVMGLLVLGSFIPDDPMAALSGGGGVEQAARQSVSKILSQQLNNLAGNLIKGVDINFDLQSRQDYSTGSAQESTNLNVGVSKRLFNDRLTVSVGSNIMLQGQAQQNTSSLVGDISAEYQLTADGRYRVRIYQRNATETIVQGQVVETGVAFMIVMDYDEFREIFRRSRKDKEIADDLQKEKKKSKKKKR
- a CDS encoding LysE family translocator, giving the protein MLGIDNFGAFLLAGILLNITPGADTMYILARSISQGKKAGISSVLGISTGIIFHTLAATFGLSLIIARSALAFSIVKYAGAVYLVYLGVRTLTKGADLHTATLPGNAPSGHKIFWSGVLTNVLNPKVALFFLAFLPQFIDKAHIQSPIPYLVLGLCFVITSVLWFLVIVWCAAAMSAQLKYNVRVKQWLNRISGSVFILLGVKLALTRK